The DNA sequence TTGGATACAGTTTTGAAGTTGTGAAGGAACAGATAGAGCCTGACGGAAACTTTCCTACAGTAGTTTATGCAAATCCTGAAGAAGTTGCCGCATTTAAACTTGGAACTGCTTTAGCTGATGAAACTGGAGCAAAAATTGTTATGGCAAATGATCCGGATGCAGACAGAATAGGAATAGCTGTAAAGGATGACAATGATGAATGGTACTATCCTAATGGAAACCAGGTAGGACTGTTATTACTGCAATATCTTCTAAACAACAAGAAGGATATTCCTGCAAATGCACAGGTAATAACTACAATAGTTTCAACACCTATGATAGATGTAATAGCACCTGCAAAGAATGTAGGAGTTATGAAAACTCTTACAGGATTTAAATATATTGGAGAAAAAATAAGACAGTTTGAAAATAAAGAACTTGACGGAAGCTATTTATTTGGATTTGAAGAAAGCTACGGATATCTTATAGGAACTCATGCAAGAGATAAGGATGCCCTTGTAACATCAATGATCATAGCAGAAATGGCATCATACTATAATTCTATCGGAAGCTCAATCTACAAAGAACTTCAAAAACTTTACAAGGAATTTGGATTCTATCTTGAAGGAATAAAATCCGTTACATTAAAAGGAAAAGATGGAATTGAAAAAATGGCAGAATTAATGGCTGGTCTAAGGGAAAATGTAAAGGATACACTGATAGGTAAGAAAATAAAAATCAAGAGAGATTTTGATTCGCATAAGGAATATAATCTTGAAACAGGGGAAGAAAAAGAAATACATCTTCCAAAAGAAAACGTACTTCAGTTTGTTCTTGAAGATAATACATTTATAACAGCAAGACCTTCAGGAACTGAACCTAAGATCAAGTTCTACTTCAGTGTAAATTCAGATTCAAATGAAAATGTTAAGGAAAAACTTGCAAAAACAATGGAAGAATTTGAAAAATTCCTGAATTTATAAAATAAAGAAAAATTGTATGAAGAGGGTAAAAGTAAGGTAGATGAAAGACACAGGAAACAGGAAAATAGAAAAAAATGTAGATGCACTTTATGTACATATTCCTTTTTGTGAAAAGAAATGTGAATATTGTGATTTCTGCACATTTATAAATATGAGCCGTGAATATGAGAAATATACGGAAGCACTGGTGAAGGAACTCAAAATGTATCCTGAATATGAATATGATACGGTATATTTTGGAGGAGGGACTCCGTCTCTTCTGCCTATTGAACTGCTCTCATATATAATGGAAAATATAAAATATAAAAAAGAGGGAGAAATAACATTGGAACTCAATCCAAATGATATGTCTCCCGAAAAGCTCATAAAATTAAGAAAATTAGGGATAAATAGGCTCAGTATAGGAATACAGAGTTTTCAGGATCATGTACTAAAATTTTTAGGAAGACTGCATAGCGGCGAGGATGCCATAAGGGTGTTCAGGGATGCCAGAAATGCAGGATTTGAAAATATTTCCATTGATCTGATGTTCGGTATTCCCAACCAGAGCCTTGAAGACTTGAAAAAAGATTTGGAAACAATAATTCAGCTTTCTCCTGAAAATGTGTCAATATACTCACTCATCTGGGAGGAAGGGACAGTCTTCTGGAGTAAGCTTCAGAAAGGGATTTTATCTGAAATGGATCAGGATCTGGAAGCTGAAATGTATGAAGAAATAATTGATTTCCTGAAAAAAAATGGATATGGTCATTATGAAATATCCAATTTTTCAAAAAAAGGAATGGGTGGAGTGCATAACCTGAAATACTGGAGAAACAAGGAATTTATAGGAGCAGGGTTAAGTGCGGCCACATACTGTAAAGGAAAAAGATACAGCAATGTGAGATCTTTCAGTAAATATTACAGATGTATTGAGGAAAATATTTTTCCTGTAGATGATAAAAGTATAGAAATAGTTGACAAAGAAGAAGAGAAAAAACTTAAAAATATGCTTGGATTAAGACTTACAGAAGAAGGAACAGAATATTTTGAAGCTGAAGAAGTAAAAAAACTTTTGGATAATGGACTGCTTGAAAGATTTGACGGCGGTAAAAGAATGAGACTGACTGAAAAGGGAATTCTTCTTGCAAATGATGTATTTGTTGAATTTATTTAAAAAAACAGGTATAATATATAAAAGATTTAAAGCAAGGAGAAATTATGGAACTTAACAGTGAAAAAATATCTCAGAATTATGAAGGTATTCTTCAGGATATAAAAAAATATTCGCCTTATCCTGAAAAGGTAAAAATATTATTTGTAAGTAAGTATCTGGGGATTGAAGAACAGAAAGCCTTGATAAATATGGGGTACAACTATTTCGGAGAAAACAGGGCACAAGTTTACAGAGATAAACTGGAAAGATTTTCCGGTGAAAAATATGAGAATTTAGTTTGGGATTTTATTGGAAGGTTGCAAAAAAACAAAATAAAGTATATAATAACAAATGTAAATTTGATACATTCAATAGATTCTTTCGACTTATTATCGGAAATTAATAAAAAAGCAATTGAAAATAACAGAGTTGTTAATGGTCTAATACAAATTAATGTTTCAAAGGAAGAATCCAAAACAGGAATTTATATAGAAGATTTTCAGAAGGAATCAGAAAAATATTTTTCTATGAGCAATGTTAAAATTAAAGGGTTTATGACAATGGCACCTTTAGATGCAGAAATTGAAGAAATAGATGGATATTTTTCCAAGATGTACAATTTAAAAAAAGAGTACGAAAAAAAATATAATTATTGTAGTGAGCTTTCTATGGGAATGTCGAATGACTATATAGAAGCATTGAAAAACGGTGCTACTATACTTAGAATAGGAAGCAAATTATACTGGTAATAGGAGGTTAGAGCTTTGGGATTAAAACAGAAATTTTTGGAATTTTTCGGCGAAGTTGATGAAGACGATGAAGTAGTGGAAAATAAAAAAGTTGAAGAAGAAGTTGAAGTGACACAACAACCAAAACAGCAGGTTAAGACTTACAGTCATGTGGAGTTTGATCATCCTGAAGAAAAGGAAAAGAAAGGTATGAATATTTTTGGCGGAGGAAAGAAGGAGGAAATAGGAAAGATGAAAGTAAGCTATGTCTCAATAATTAGACCGAAAGTCTTTGAAGATTCCAGATTAATAGCAGACTCAATAAAAGAAAAGAAAGTTGTAACATTCAGTTTAGAGTTTTTAGAATTTGAAGTAGGACAGAGAGTAATAGATTTTGTTAGTGGAGCGGCTTATGCGATGGATGCACATCTTTCAAAAGTTACAGATAAAGTTCTTACATCTATTCCAAATGGAGTTGGATACGAAGATATCGATACTTCATTGGAAGAAGAAAAAGACGGAAGTAAATTATTATAATTAAAATTGAAAAATATGCCTTAGTTATTATGGATTATAATAATTTAAGGTATATTTTTATTATATTGAAAAGTTTAAATAAATTTTGGCCTGTTAGGGGAAATGTATGATAATAATGCAAAGTTACGAAAAAATAACGGAGAAAATAAAAAAAGGGAAAAACCTTTTGTTTATCGATGTAAGAAGTCCCTCAGAATATGAGGAGGCAAGAATACCTGAAGCTGTGAATATACCTGTGTTTTCTGATAAGGAAAGGGAATATATAGGAACACTTTATAAAGTAGAAGGGAAAAAGGAAGCAATAAGGGAAGCTGTGGGAATTGTAGGGAAAAAAGTACAGGATATTTATATTGAATTTGAAAAATATATTGAAAAGGACAGGGAACTGATAGTTTACTGTGCAAGGGGCGGTATGCGTTCCTCAACAGTTACTTCCCTATTTAAGGAATTTTCATTGCCTGTCATAAAACTGGAAAATGGTTATAAGGGATACAGGCAGTATTTAAATGAGAATCTTCCCAAGATGATTAAAGAAAAGGAACTGATTGCCCTATACGGAAAAACCGGTTCCGGAAAAACAAATATACTGCAGGAAATAAAACAGAAGGGTTACGATGTACTGGATTTGGAAAAATGTGCAAATCATAGGGGGTCACTGCTGGGAGGAATAGGTCTTGGTGGAGATGCAACCCAGAAAAACTTTGAAGCTTATGTAATGGACAGTATATTAAAATCCAAGTCAGATATAATATTTACAGAAGGGGAAAGCAAGCGGATAGGTAGTGTTGTTATGCCAAACTATTTATTTGAAGAAGTTTTTAATGCAAGAAAATTTTTCATAGAAACAGATATGGATAAGAGAGTTGAAATAATTAGAAAGGAATATCTGAAGGAAAGCTATGATGAGAATGAAATTTTTGCGGCACTTGAAAAACTTGGTAGATATATTGGTGAAAAAAGAAAAAATGAATATATCGAAGAACTGAAAAATAAAGAGTTTGACAAAGTCATAAAAGATTTGATGGGAAACTACTATGATAATGCATACAAAACAAAAAGCCATACTTTCGAGAAAACATTTCACAATGCAGATGAGGAAAAGTGTGCTGAGGATATAATAAAATATGTATTTGGAATATAAAAATTAAATGAGGCTATCTCAAAATTTAAAAAACATGAAAACTATATTTATTAATTTACTAAAATTTCACTTATACAAAACAGTCATTCATAAAGAAAAAGTCAAAATTCACCTGAAAATTCAGGTTGTTGACTTTTTCTAAATTCATTCCTGTTTTATATTGTAAAATTTTAAATAATCCATAAATATAGTTTTCACATTATGTTTTAATTTTTTTGGGATAGCCTATTTAAATTTTAGACAATATAAATTTTATTAAATATCAGCCTCTTTTACCTTATCAATACCTTCAATATCGACTTTGACCTTTCCTAAATTCAGATATAGTATGGAAGCAATCAGTACAGTTCCTGCCACAAGTTGTACAGGAGATAAAAATCTTTTATAAACAATAGCTTCTGTAACAACTGAAGTCAGTGGGAAAGCCAGTTCACAGAAAGTTGAAATGGAAGCAGTCACACTTTTCAGTCCATTATAATAAATAAGTATAGCTATCAGTCCAAATATGGCGATAAACATTGAAAGGGATATTAATCCTCCGTTACTGAAGTAAAGGCCAAGACTTTTTTCCGTATTTCCTGAAAATAGTACAAAAAATAGAGTTACTACTGTAGTAAAGAAAAATCTGTAAAATGTACTTGTCAGGAAGGAAAATTTATATACAACCTTTTTTCCAAATACAGTTGCACTTCCAAAGGAAAAAGCCGCAAGCAGTGAGTACATGGCAGCAAGAATATTATTTTTTGGTAAAAGTGCAGGACTTTTAAATTCAAATGTTAAAAGATATATTGCAATTAACGAAATAGCCGCAACTATATAAAATCTTTTTGAAGGTCTTTCCTTTAAAATAAAGAAAGCTAGCAAGACAGCAAATATAGGCTGTGCCTTCTGGATAAGTATTACAATGCTGAATTTGCTGAATTCACTCAGCTGAAGTGCTTTCACAATGGAAAGAGTTCCCAAAGTACCTCCAAATAATGCAATCAGCATGAAAAATATATAGTCATTTTTAGTAAAATTTTTTAGTTCTTTGTACTGGTTGAAAAAAAGAACCGATAAAATAAGAGTTGGTATTGCATGGGCAATAAAAACAATAAAATTGACATCATAAAAATGAAATTTTGAAAAATATGCAGGAGTAAGCAGAACTCCATCCAGCCCCCACATGACAGCTGCAATTACAATTAAAGAAGCTCCTAAAAGAGTGTTGTTTTTCTTCATCATTTTTTCCTTTCCATATATAACATATTAAAATATAGGTTGAAATATGCTATAATTAAATATTATTTCAAATTATAACATAAAATGAATGAAAATAAAAACACGAAAGGAAAGTAAATGAGTATAATTTTAGCAATAATAATACTTGGAATTATTATTTTTTTACATGAACTTGGTCATTTTATGACAGCAAAGTATTATAAAATGCCAGTTTTGGAATTTGCAATAGGAATGGGTCCAAAGTTATTTACAAAAAGGATAGGTGAAACAGATTATTCTATAAGAATGTTACCATTAGGAGGATTTGTAAATATTGCAGGTATGCAGCCGGAAGAAAATCCTGAAGATGAAGTTCCGGGAGGATTTTATACAAAACCTGCATTTAGCAGATTTGTTGTACTGATTGCCGGTGTAATGATGAATTTTCTGACATCTATTATAGCAATATTTATTTTAATTTCAATGACAGGAGTGGTACCATTAAAATATATAGAACCTGTTATTGGAACGATTCAGGAAAGTTCAAGAGCCAAGGATTTTTTACAGCCTGGAGACAGAATTACAGAAATAAATGGAGCAAAAATTTCCAATTGGAAGGATTTGCAGGAGGAAATTTTAAAAATTAACGGAACTGAAAAAAAGTATAATGACGAAGATATTCCTGTTAAAATATCCAGAAATGGAAAGGAAATGTCAGATAATGTAAAACTGACATACAGTAAAGAGACTGAGTCTTATATTTTAGGAATTCAGGTGCAATCTCCGAAACTTTCATTCTTAAAGAAAATAAAAATTTCTGTGTATTCCTTTGCAGAATACTTTAAAATGATGGTACACGGTTTAAAAATGCTTATAACTGGAAAAGTTTCAGCAAAAGAAATAACAGGGCCTGTAGGATTACCTAAATTTGTAGGGGAAGCCTATAAAACTGGAGGAGGACTGGCTCTTATAAATATTTTCATAATATTATCAATAAATATAGGTCTTATGAACCTTCTTCCTATACCTGCACTTGACGGTGGAAGACTTTTATTTGTAATACCTGAATTTATAGGAATAAAGGTAAATAAAAAGATAGAGGAAAAAATCCACATGGTCGGTATGATGCTGCTATTACTTTTAATGGCCTTCATCATATTCAATGATGTGACAAAGTACTTCTAATGAGGGTTTTTCAAAATAAAAATATAGAACATATAAAAAATATATTTGGTTTCATTTATTAAAATTTCACTGATATAAAACGGTTATTCATTAAGGAAAAATAAAATTTAAGTCTGTTTTAAAAAGGAAAAATACTAAATATAACAAAAAAAACTATATTTCATTGTTTACTAAAATTTTACTCATACAAAACAGTTATTCACTAAGGAAAAATCAAAATTCGCCTGAAGGCTGTTGATTTTTCCTAAATTCATATCCTGTTTTGCATTGTAAAATTTCAGATAACTTGAAATATAGTTTTTATATTGATTATTATTTTTTCCTAACCAACCTAATTAAAGTCTTTTCTGCAGAAGGAATATGGATGCAAAGACCATTAAAAACCCTAGCAGCTCAATTGGGGAAAAAGTCAGTTTAAAAATTATTACTGACAATATTGCAGCCAGAATAGGTTCAAAAGCTGTAAGTATACCGGCTAGAGATGATGAAATATAGTTAAGGCTTGCAATATATATAAGATACGCAATGGCAGTACCTAAAATTACTACTATTATAACCTGAATAACAGATTCAAAATTAATATCCCCTTCAACTTTCCAGAAGGGATGAATCACATTTGCTATAATGCTTCCAACAAACATTCCCCAACCGACAACTGTAATACTTCCATATCTTTTTAAAAGCTGTT is a window from the Leptotrichia sp. oral taxon 215 str. W9775 genome containing:
- a CDS encoding phospho-sugar mutase codes for the protein MDFMKKYDYWLNSDSIDEKDKEELRGLKDNLKEIEDRFFKDLSFGTGGIRGVRGIGTNRINKYVIRKATQGLANYMLKYNEKEAKERGIIIAHDCRIGSREYALNTARVMAANGIKAYIYPDLRSTPELSFGVRYKGCLAGIVVTASHNPVEYNGYKVYWEDGAQVVDPHAPSIVAEVNSIATLEEIKVVSEEEGRKSGLIIELDSQIDDDYIAEIKKQTLKTDIPGKENFKIVYTPLHGTGGRPMKRILSDFGYSFEVVKEQIEPDGNFPTVVYANPEEVAAFKLGTALADETGAKIVMANDPDADRIGIAVKDDNDEWYYPNGNQVGLLLLQYLLNNKKDIPANAQVITTIVSTPMIDVIAPAKNVGVMKTLTGFKYIGEKIRQFENKELDGSYLFGFEESYGYLIGTHARDKDALVTSMIIAEMASYYNSIGSSIYKELQKLYKEFGFYLEGIKSVTLKGKDGIEKMAELMAGLRENVKDTLIGKKIKIKRDFDSHKEYNLETGEEKEIHLPKENVLQFVLEDNTFITARPSGTEPKIKFYFSVNSDSNENVKEKLAKTMEEFEKFLNL
- the hemW gene encoding radical SAM family heme chaperone HemW; its protein translation is MKDTGNRKIEKNVDALYVHIPFCEKKCEYCDFCTFINMSREYEKYTEALVKELKMYPEYEYDTVYFGGGTPSLLPIELLSYIMENIKYKKEGEITLELNPNDMSPEKLIKLRKLGINRLSIGIQSFQDHVLKFLGRLHSGEDAIRVFRDARNAGFENISIDLMFGIPNQSLEDLKKDLETIIQLSPENVSIYSLIWEEGTVFWSKLQKGILSEMDQDLEAEMYEEIIDFLKKNGYGHYEISNFSKKGMGGVHNLKYWRNKEFIGAGLSAATYCKGKRYSNVRSFSKYYRCIEENIFPVDDKSIEIVDKEEEKKLKNMLGLRLTEEGTEYFEAEEVKKLLDNGLLERFDGGKRMRLTEKGILLANDVFVEFI
- a CDS encoding YggS family pyridoxal phosphate-dependent enzyme; its protein translation is MELNSEKISQNYEGILQDIKKYSPYPEKVKILFVSKYLGIEEQKALINMGYNYFGENRAQVYRDKLERFSGEKYENLVWDFIGRLQKNKIKYIITNVNLIHSIDSFDLLSEINKKAIENNRVVNGLIQINVSKEESKTGIYIEDFQKESEKYFSMSNVKIKGFMTMAPLDAEIEEIDGYFSKMYNLKKEYEKKYNYCSELSMGMSNDYIEALKNGATILRIGSKLYW
- a CDS encoding cell division protein SepF, coding for MGLKQKFLEFFGEVDEDDEVVENKKVEEEVEVTQQPKQQVKTYSHVEFDHPEEKEKKGMNIFGGGKKEEIGKMKVSYVSIIRPKVFEDSRLIADSIKEKKVVTFSLEFLEFEVGQRVIDFVSGAAYAMDAHLSKVTDKVLTSIPNGVGYEDIDTSLEEEKDGSKLL
- the mnmH gene encoding tRNA 2-selenouridine(34) synthase MnmH, which encodes MIIMQSYEKITEKIKKGKNLLFIDVRSPSEYEEARIPEAVNIPVFSDKEREYIGTLYKVEGKKEAIREAVGIVGKKVQDIYIEFEKYIEKDRELIVYCARGGMRSSTVTSLFKEFSLPVIKLENGYKGYRQYLNENLPKMIKEKELIALYGKTGSGKTNILQEIKQKGYDVLDLEKCANHRGSLLGGIGLGGDATQKNFEAYVMDSILKSKSDIIFTEGESKRIGSVVMPNYLFEEVFNARKFFIETDMDKRVEIIRKEYLKESYDENEIFAALEKLGRYIGEKRKNEYIEELKNKEFDKVIKDLMGNYYDNAYKTKSHTFEKTFHNADEEKCAEDIIKYVFGI
- a CDS encoding DMT family transporter is translated as MKKNNTLLGASLIVIAAVMWGLDGVLLTPAYFSKFHFYDVNFIVFIAHAIPTLILSVLFFNQYKELKNFTKNDYIFFMLIALFGGTLGTLSIVKALQLSEFSKFSIVILIQKAQPIFAVLLAFFILKERPSKRFYIVAAISLIAIYLLTFEFKSPALLPKNNILAAMYSLLAAFSFGSATVFGKKVVYKFSFLTSTFYRFFFTTVVTLFFVLFSGNTEKSLGLYFSNGGLISLSMFIAIFGLIAILIYYNGLKSVTASISTFCELAFPLTSVVTEAIVYKRFLSPVQLVAGTVLIASILYLNLGKVKVDIEGIDKVKEADI
- a CDS encoding RIP metalloprotease, with the translated sequence MSIILAIIILGIIIFLHELGHFMTAKYYKMPVLEFAIGMGPKLFTKRIGETDYSIRMLPLGGFVNIAGMQPEENPEDEVPGGFYTKPAFSRFVVLIAGVMMNFLTSIIAIFILISMTGVVPLKYIEPVIGTIQESSRAKDFLQPGDRITEINGAKISNWKDLQEEILKINGTEKKYNDEDIPVKISRNGKEMSDNVKLTYSKETESYILGIQVQSPKLSFLKKIKISVYSFAEYFKMMVHGLKMLITGKVSAKEITGPVGLPKFVGEAYKTGGGLALINIFIILSINIGLMNLLPIPALDGGRLLFVIPEFIGIKVNKKIEEKIHMVGMMLLLLLMAFIIFNDVTKYF